Proteins encoded within one genomic window of Oncorhynchus nerka isolate Pitt River linkage group LG17, Oner_Uvic_2.0, whole genome shotgun sequence:
- the LOC115145325 gene encoding transmembrane protein 125-like → MPELEDFPPMRDDQPVGPDPNQIQRSILDEQVELWWFRDPAKSLLCYAVAVLLILGCGLGGILLLSTTTSFSSDWRMGAGMALCLLALAVLLKQLLSSAVQDMNCVRSRRRIDILKSGGLSDLLVVLITGLCLVVCGAVLLKLALGHHMPKPGVALNDMYISGVVLLAGGGSAVVGVGVYTGVVFLLERTWPGQRFRDRAMGVFTISGRHMDQGRRETTSSLANLI, encoded by the coding sequence ATGCCAGAGCTGGAGGACTTCCCCCCAATGCGGGATGACCAGCCGGTTGGTCCTGACCCGAACCAGATCCAGCGCAGCATACTGGACGAGCAGGTAGAGCTGTGGTGGTTCCGCGACCCGGCCAAGTCTCTGCTGTGCTACGCCGTCGCCGTCCTACTCATCCTGGGCTGCGGCCTGGGAGGCATACTACTCCTCTCCACCACGACCAGCTTCTCTAGTGACTGGCGCATGGGAGCGGGCATGGCTCTGTGTCTCTTAGCCCTGGCCGTCCTCCTCAAACAGCTCCTGAGCTCCGCCGTGCAGGACATGAACTGCGTCCGCAGCCGGAGGCGGATCGATATCCTGAAGAGCGGAGGGCTGTCGGATCTGTTAGTGGTTCTCATCACAGGGCTGTGTCTGGTGGTCTGCGGGGCCGTACTGCTGAAGCTGGCACTAGGACACCACATGCCCAAGCCCGGCGTAGCCCTTAATGATATGTACATCTCTGGGGTGGTGTTGTTAGCTGGAGGAGGGTCAGCGGTGGTGGGGGTGGGAGTGTACACGGGGGTGGTGTTCCTGTTGGAGAGGACGTGGCCGGGACAGAGGTTCAGGGATAGGGCCATGGGGGTGTTCACTATCTCTGGACGACACATGGACCAGGGTAGGAGGGAGACCACCTCTAGCTTGGCTAACCTCATCTGA